GCTGCCGGCCGGGCGCAGCTGGCTTCCGGCGCTGCGCTGGACTACGATTTCCTGCTGCTGGCCACCGGGGCGCGCTACAACCGCTTCGGCTGGCCGGGTCAGGACCTGCAGGGCGTCCTCGGGCTCTATTCGCTGAGCGACCTGCAGGAAATCGAGAAGTACAGCGATGGACGCCTGCAGCAGGCGGTCCTGGTAGGCGGGGGCCTGATTGGCGTCGAACTGGCTGAAATGCTGCACAGCCGCGGCGTGCAGGTTACAATGCTGGTGCGCGAAAAGGGCTACTGGGGCAACATCCTGCCGCCCGAGGAATCGCAGCTGGTGGAGGGCGAGCTCCTGCGTCACGGCATTGTGCTGCGACTGGAAACAGAGCTGGCCAGCATCGAAGGCGATGCTAGCGGACGCGCCGCTGCAGTACGTACCACAGCCGGGGAGCGGCTGCCCTGCCAGATGGTCGGTCTGACCGCCGGCGTCAGTCCCAACCTCGACCTCGCGCGTCAGATTCCGGGCTTGCAGCTGCGTCGCGGCATCGTTGTGGATCGCTGGCTGCGCACCAACTTGCCAGGAATCTTTGCCGCCGGGGATTGTGCCGAGCTCAGCGAAGATCGCGCCACAGCGGGACGCGTTGAACAATTGTGGTACACCGGTCGGATGCAGGGCGAGGCCGCCGCCAACTCCATTGGCTGGATGCTGAAGCGCAAGGCCTCCTTCCAGCAACTCCCAGAGCTTGCCGCTCCCTATGAACGCGGTATCTGGTTTAACAGCGCCAAGTTCTTTCATCTCGAATACCAGACCTACGGCCAGGCGCCGGCAGAGCCCGCGCCCGGCCGGAGCCATGTCTGGGTGGATGCCAGACGTCGACGCTTGATTCGGCTCTACTGGGACGAAAGCGGCGCTATCAGCGGCTACAACTTCATGGGGCTGCGCTTTCGACAGCAGACCTGCAGCGATTGGATTGCGGCGCAAAGGCCGTGGCGAAGGGTCGCCGAGCAATTACGCGAGGCGGCCTTCGATCCGGAATTCAGCGCCGATTTTCATGGCTCCTTCATGCAATCCCTGGGCGCACTGAGTGCAACGCACTGACCAATTGGAGGCAATCATGACTACAATTGCAGAGAACAACTGGATGCACCCCGGCCGACTGCCCGCCTGGCTGGCGCCGCTGTTGCTAATTTGCGGCGGCTTGCTGGGCATCGCCTTGCCTCTGTCCAGTCTGTTCTGGCCCGGATCGCTCTCGCCGCCGGCCCTGTGGTTGAGTCTCTGCCTGGACCTGCTGGCCGCCGGCGCGCTGATTCATTTTGCGCGCCGCTCGCTGCAACGCGAAGCGGGCATTGACAATGACAATATCGTTCGCTCCGCAATCAGCGCCCGCGGCGCCGTCGCCTGGCTTTGTGCGCTGGCGCTCACCGGATTGTATACGATCATTTACTTTGGACGACAGCTGCCCCTTGGCCCTTCGAAAACGCTGCACGATTGGATGGCGGCGCATGTTTACCTCTGGTTTTCACCCCTATCGCAGGCGCTGCGCGCCGCGCCAGCCGATGAATGGTTCTTCTACTCGACGCTCTATACTTTTGCAGTACTGGTTTTTGCGGCGCGCATGCTCCTGAAGTACCGCCACAATCGCTATCAGATCCTGCGCACCATATCCGTAGGCGCCTTCCAGCTGGGCTTTGGCTACATGATTCCTTATCTGTTGATTCGCTTCCAGCAGCCGGAGCACTTTTTCAGCTACTTCTGGCCGCTGAAGGCCGAGTATCTGGCGCCCGACCACTGGCTGCCGGCGCTATCGCAGGGCGCCCAATCGCCGGCGCTCTGGTTTCTGGGTTTTGGCGCGATGATGAGCTTCGTGGCCACGCCGCTTTTGACCATGCGTTTTGGCAAACGCTGGTACTGCTCGTGGGTCTGCGGCTGCGGCGGCCTGGCCGAAACGATGGGCGATCCCTTTCGACAGCTCTCCAGCAAATCGCTTTCCGCCTGGCGTCTGGAGCGCTGGCTGATCCACAGCATCCTGGCGGCAATTGTTATAAGCACGGCCGCACTGTGGATCAATTCCGTAAGCGGCGGCAAACTGCTGGGACAATTCTCAGGGGTGCTTGCCAATGCTTATGGCTTTTACATCGGGAAGATTTTTGCCGGCGTCATTGGCGTGGGCTTTTACCCGCTGCTGGGCAGTCGCGTCTGGTGTCGCTTTGGCTGTCCGATGGCCGCCATCCTGGGTTTTTTTCAGCGCTTCCTCTCTCGCTTTCGCATAACGACCAACGGCGGTCAGTGCATTAGCTGCGGTAATTGTTCAACCTACTGCGAAATGGGCATTGATGTGCGCTGGTATGCGCAGCGCGGTCAGAACATTGTTCGCTCTTCTTGTGTCGGTTGCGGAGTTTGCGCCGCGGTGTGTCCGCGCGGCGTGCTGCGCCTGGAAAACGCGGCCATGGCTGGCCGACTTGCAACGCCGCCGATGGTTGAGCTGCGCTAGCGACAGCCCTCGCCCTCGAAATAGAGCGGGTGACGCATGAAGCGCGAAGAACGTCGACAGCCGGCGGAATCATAGAAGATCTGCAACAATTCGCTATCCTGATAAGCCAGGCGACAGCGGCAGCTGCCAGCGCCGCTGGAGCTGCAGGACTGCACAGTGATGTCCGACAGAACCTGATCGATCTGATTGTAACGAAAGGGAGGCGTAGCGCCGCGTTCGCCATCCAGATAGAGCAGCTGCAGCGAAATCGAGGTCATGCGCTGTAGAAACTCGCGCCGCACCGAATCGCTCACCGCCGCCTGACAGTCGCCAGCCGCTGCGAACTCCAGATCACATAGAAAGGTTTGTCCAACCTGCTCCAGGGTGCACACGGCTCCGACACTGGCGACCGGCGCCGAGGCTGTTATGGCTTCGCCAGGGGCGGAAGCGCCCGCCGCGCAAGAAGCGCCCAACAGCAGAAGAACAAGCAGCGCCGGCGCGCGCCCCAAAGCCCCATTCCAGCGCCGAGGCCGACAGGCGGGAAAAGCAATCCTGAAACTTGTGGACATCGAGCTTACTCCGTTACGATTCTGGGCAACGTTGCATTCAATCGCGTTGTCACTTCGTAATTGATGGTTCCGGTCAGCGCGGCCAAGTGATCGGCGCTCAGCTCTTCCTCGCCTTGACGGCCAATCAACACTGCTTCATCGCCGGGGCGCGCCTCCGGTATGTGCTGTATATCGACGATCAGCATGTTCATCATAACACGCCCAACCAGCCGCGCCCGACGGCCGCGGATCAGAACATAGGCGCCGCGGTTGGACAGAGCGCGTTCGTAGCCCTCATAGTAGCCCACGGGAATCACTGCCAGACGCGTCTCGCTTTCCAGCTGTACCGTGCAACCATAGCCAACGCTTTCCCCGGCCGCTACGGTTTTGATCATGGCAATGCGCGCCAACCAGCGCAGCGCCGGGCGCAGTTCCGGCAATCGGCCGTAAATAGAAAGGGCGGAGAGTCGGGTCTGTGGACTGGCCCAGAGACCGTAGAGAGAGATCCCGGCGCGCACCAGATCCAATCGCGATTCGGGAAGGATGACCAGGGCTGCTGAGGCGGCGGCATGCCACAGCAGGCGTCGCTGGCCTGCAGCTTCGGCGACGGCAGCGCGCTCTTCCTCAAAGCGCTGCAACTGTCGCCGCGCCGTGCGCTGATCGCTAACGTCTTCCACGTCGGCAAAGTGGGTCATGACTCCGACCCAGGGCGCCGCCGGTTGTGCTGCCAGCATTTGCAGGCATGCTTGCCAGCCGCTGCGGTCGGCGCCCAGACGGGAGAGGCCAGTATCCAGCTTCAAATGAAGCGGCGGCGTAATTGGCCAGACCAGGGCCTGCTGCAGGGCCTCCGGACTGGAAACGACGATCTCCGGCAAGGTCAGCGCGGAATTCTGACTGAGCCAGGCGGCAAGCTCTTCAAATTCGAGCCCGGCCAGGCCCATGATCAGACAGGGCGTATGCGCATCCACCTGGCGTAATCGCAGGAATTCGCCAAACGAATTAACGCCAAAGGCGCGGACCCGTCCTCGCAAAATTCCAGCCGCTTCTTCGAGGCCATGGCCGTAGGCGTTGGATTTAATGACCGCCAGGAATATGCTCTCCGGCGCCAGGGACTGCAGGGCGTCCACATTAGCCAGCATCGCGCTGCGACTGATCTCGATGCGGCTTGCCTGCATGCCAGGGACCAGAGCCATCCAGGCGTTTTTTGTTGCAATGCGAATCGGCTTCCAGACCCTGCCCGTTCCCGCTTCTGGAACCTCCGGCCAATGAAGCGGCGGTCCCTATTTATGAAGAAAGTCCGTACCTCCAAGAAAGTGCGCAATCGCGTAGCCAGTAAGCGGCATGCGCGCAGCCTGCGCAGCCGAGCCAAGCAAGCCCACCGTCGCGGCGTCGGCTACAAAGACCTGGAACAAGCCGAAGGCTAATTTTACGGCGCTGATCGCTTTTCCCGCCAGGACTGAGGTTCTCGACTGTTGTAAGAATCTGAGCGTCTAAACGGCGGATTTCGCTCAGGCTTCGCGAATTGCTCGTCGTATCTATTGATAAGGCGCAGCGGGAAGCAGACGCCCCCCAGGCGAAGACCGCGCGAACTTGAGGCGAGGCATGTTAGACTGGATTACCAAGCACCGGCGATTTTTGATTCTGCCGGTCGATGCCGCCCTTACGATCCTGGCCTACTTCGCCGCCAACTCCTTGCGCTTTGATCAGATCCTGCCCGAGCAATGGGAGGCTTTCCCCGGCTACAGTGAGGTGCTGCGGACGCTGGCGGTCCTTGTGGGATGCCAGCTTTTGGCCCTCGTCTTTGTCGGGCTCTATCGCAGCCTCTGGAGCTACGCCTCAATCCACGATCTGGTGCAAATCCTGAAAGGCGTTTCCATTGGCACGCTGGTCGGAATCTGTGCGCTCTTTCTCTACAATCGACTGGAAGGCGTCTCACGCAGCGCTCTGGTACTGGATGGCGTATTGCTATTCTTGTTGATCAGCTTTCGCAGCTTCAGCTGGCGCATCGTACGCGATTTGCTGCTTACGCCGATGCCGCGCAACGCCCGGCGCACATTGCTGGTAGGCGCCGGACTGGCCGCAGTACGCTTGATGCGCGAACTGCGCAATGAACCCGATAGCGAGTACAACCCCGTGGGCCTGGTGGATGACGATCGGGCCAAGAGCGGAGGACTGCTGCAGGGACTGCCAGTACTTGGTCGTCCGGATGATCTGCCCCGTTTGATCCGCCAGCTGAACATTGAAGCCGTTTTGCTCACGGAAAAATTACCGGCGGCGAGGGTTCGCGCTATACACCGCGACTGTGAAGAGGCCGGCGTTTCAACCAAGACGCTGCCGCCGCTGCGCGATATGCTGAACCGGCCGCGCATTGGCGGTGCGCTTCGCGAATTGACGGTGGAGGATTTGCTGGGTCGCGATGTGGTCGATCTCGACAATAGCGAGATCCATACGGCCCTTTCAGGCAAGACCATCTTGATCACCGGCGCCGGCGGTTCGATTGGCAGCGAGGTATGCCGTCGCTTGCTGCAGTGTCAGCCGGCAGCGATGGTTCTGGCTGAGCAGGCTGAAACGGCGCTCTACGAAATCGACTATGAGCTACGCAACGTGCAGCCCCCGGAAAAGGGCGCAAGAATGCCGCGCATCGTTTCGATCATCGCTGATATTCGCGACCCCCGGGCCCTGGATCGTATCTTTCGTGAGTTTGAAATCCAGGTCGTTTTCCATTGCGCCGCCTACAAGCACGTGCCAATGATGGAACTGAATTCCGCCGAGGCCATTTACAACAACGTGATTGGCACCGTGCGTTTGGCCGAGGCCGCTCGCGATGCCGGCGTCGATCGCTTCGTGATGATCTCCACCGACAAGGCGGTAAATCCAGTCAATATCATGGGCGCCAGCAAACGCATCGCCGAACTCTACATTCAGAACCTTGCGCGCACTACGGATACCTGCTATATCACAGTGCGCTTTGGCAATGTGCTGGGTTCCAGCGGTTCGGTTATTCCGCTCTTTTCTCGACAAATCGCCGAGGGCGGTCCGGTAACGGTCACGCATCCGGATATCATTCGCTACTTCATGACCATTCCTGAGGCCGCCGGACTTGTTATTCAGGCCGGCGCCATGGGCAAAGGCGGAGAGATCTTCATTCTTGATATGGGCGAACCGGTACGTATCAAGGACCTTGCCGAAGATATGATTCGATTTGCCGGACTTGTGCCGCATAAAGATATAGAGATCCGCTACGTTGGACTGCGACCAGGCGAGAAACTCTTTGAGGAATTGCTGCTTGATGGCGAGGGCGTCCAACCCACGCATCACAGAAAGATCCACATTGCGATGTCGCGCATGTTCAGCCTCGCTGAACTGCGGCGTCTGATTGACGAGCTGGCGCGCGCTGCTGCTCGCGGCGACCGCATGCTGATCGATGCGCGCATCGCCGACATCGTGCCGGAATACAAGCCGGTCTACAGTCTGGGAGCGCAGGCTGAGCTTGACCTACGGCTCAAGCAGGAAAGCAGCAGGTTGGACGCCGAAGAGAGCGCTGCGACAGAACCAAAGGAAGGACAGCGCCGCGAAGATCGTCCATAGCAGAACCAGCGCACTCTGCGGGCGAAAGGCGCGCCAGGACGCGAAACGCACGCAGGCCAGTGCGGCCGCGCCGGGCAAGAACAACCGCGCCAGATTGGCAAACTCCAGATAATATTCGGCGCTGGCCCGGCTCAAGAGAAAGACAGCCTGCAGCGTGCATAACAATGCAGCAAGGTCGCGCCACTGTTCGTCGCTCAGAACCAACGAGCGCCGGCGCCAGATCACAGTACACAGACGCAAAGCGGTCCACGCCGACCAGACTGTTAGCAGCGGCAGCATCAGAACACAGAGACTGCGTCCTGAAAAAAGCGCATCCGGGGCGCTCCAGTAGTCGCGCCAGGCGGAAAAGGGCGCTGCGCCATGTGTGGCGGCCAGAGCCAGACTGAATCCAGAGTAGCGCCACCAGAGGAGCAGAACCGCCAGCGGCAGAAGCGCCACGGCAGTTGAAAGCCATTGCCAGCGTTGCAAGGCTGCCCGCCGCAGGGAGAACCACAATAGCGGCGCCATTGCCAGCGCGCCGCAAAGAGCAGTTTCCTTTGCCAGTACGGCGCTGGCCCCGGCCAGGCCGGCGATCAACAAAGTATATCCTGGATGCGGCATCGGCGGCTGTGCATTGTCGTTGAGCTGAGTGCGCAATTGTAAGAGTAGATGCAATGTGGCGGCGACGCAGGAAAGAGCCAACCAGTCGGCCAACGATAGCGATAGCGATAGCAGTGCAATGGGATTCAGAGCGATGGCCGCGATTTTCAAGACCGCGCTATGCGATCGATCGCTGCTTAGCACCAGCAGCATTGCAAGAAACGCCGCAAGAAGCGTGAGCGCGGGGAAGCCAAAAACCAGGGCTTCGGCGCCAGCCAGGCGTCGTAGCGGCGCCAGTAACAACGGCATCAAAATACGCGATCGACGGAATGCATCGGAGTCCAGCTGCGCCGAGCCTGCTCCAGAGAGTTCGCTGGCCAGATAAAAATAGAACTGACCATCATAGCCTCCGGAGGCATAGACCAGCGCTTCGGGCGGCAGCATTGTATAATTGGCTCTGGCAAAGCACGCGGCCGGCGGCGCACAACCAAACCCGATCCAGGCGCTGGCATCGCCGTAGCGCAGTGCACGGGCGATCATCGGCAGCGAGGCCAGCGACAACAAAGCAAGTATCCAGAGAACTCGACGCAACCATGCGCCGGACGGATCAGTCATGAATCAATTCGGCGCGCAAATCGTCATGGAGTCTGACCTGCCGCTGGCAGGAAGGACAGGCATAGTCGCCTGATTGTGGAGCGCGCAAAGTCGCCTGACAGGCGGGGCAGACAAATGCAATGACCTGCCGCAGCAGTACGCTACGATTGGATGGCGGCGGACCAAACATCGAGAATACCGGCAGCGTGGCAGAGCTGATTTCGACGGCGCTCACGCGCAGATCGCTTTCCGAATCAAGGTCAGAACAAAGACGCGCAAGCTCCATAACGCCTTCGGGCAGCGCATAGCTCAAATGAGAGCAGTCTAACATGATCTCGCCGGCCCCTGCCGCAGTAAGGCTGCGCAGTTCGCGCGCGATCTGTCGGGCGCCATCTGCATCCAGGGCGCCTTCAATCTTCAATATGAATTGATCTCCCATGCTCCCCGCCGGACCTTGATTTTCGAGGCGCAGTCCAGACCCTCTCTGGCGTCGAGGCTCGCGGAAGTGGATCATGTCGGCAATTCCGAAACCCCGCTTGTATCTGGGCTGGATAAAAGAAATCCTGTTTTGTCTGCTATTCCTCTTACAATGGCCGATTGCCATTTTCTTTCGACAACGCAGCTGGCAGGGACGGCGCAAGGAAAGCCTGATCCTGCTGGGCGATCTCGGCGCCTCGCCGCTGATCTACTGGCGACTTGCCGGCGCACTCCATCGCCTGGGCTTCACCGTTCACGTCTACTGCTGCGCCAGCATCCTTCGCGGAATCGGGGCGCAATCTCGCGAAATCAGCGATTGGCTGGCCCAGAAGGGCGTAACCGGAGGCATCTTGCTGGGTCACGGCGCCGGAGCGCTGGCCGCGTTGAGTCTGCCTGATGCCGGGCGGCAGCGCATCCAGCGACTGATCACGCTGGCCGCCCCCTTTCATGGTTCGCGGCTCTTTCTGGCCCTGCCCTTTGTTCCGGCCTTGCGCGATGTAGCGGCCGGAAGCGACTTCCTGCTGCTGCACCGTATGAACGCCCTGCTCTTTGCAAGTTTTGATCCCTTCTGTGCGTGGCAGGATCAATGGATTGTGCCCTTCAATCTTGCACTCTTCGGCCAGGGTCGCGATCTGATCGTAGACCAGGTAGGTCACTATAATCTCGCGCTGGGTGCAGAGAACATCGAGGTGATCAAAGAATTTCTGTCGGAACGGTATCCGGATCCAGGCGGCGCCGGGCAGATGGCTCGCCAGAGTGCAGCGCCGAGCGGCGGCAAAGACAGGACGCCAGCGGTCTCGGGAAAAAGTGACCGACAACGGGCGCCGCGCCGTCCAAAGCCTAAAAAGAGTGTGGCGCGACGAGGCGCGCGGCGATGAGCGCCGCGCTTACTGTTGCCGAAGCGCAGCAACGCGTTGACCATTTCATCCGTAGTTTTCCGCAGGGTTATTTTTCTGAACTGGCAAACCTTGCCCGACTTACGGAAGAGGCGGGCGAGCTGGCGCATATCTTGCTGCGGCGTTGCGGACCGCTGAGGCCCAAGCCTGAGGATCGCATCAGCGCGGAAGATCTTCGCAACGAGATGGGCGATGTTTTGTTCACGCTGATCTGTCTGGCAAACCAGCAATCCATCGATCTGGGACAGGCGCTGCTCGCGACCATTGACCGGTACAATCTACGCGATCGAGATCGACATCATTCGCCTCCGCAGTCAGCCGGCGATCAGTCTATCGACTAACTGAATTTCACTCGACCAGGCGGGCGCGCGCTGTCGCGCTGGTTCGGCGCGCCTGCCGCCGCGGCGCGAGGAGCAGTTTATGGCACGCTACCCATCTTTCGGCCGCAGGCTATTGCAGCGCAGCGTACTGAGCGCCGCTGCCGCGGCTCTTGCTTGCTGTGTGACTGCCTCTGGAGGCATCGCCGTTTCCAACGTTCCGGTCGAGGGCCGTCGTTTTGAAAATCTTGGCGAGGCGCAAAGCACAGTCAGCTGGTGGTCCTTTGATACCGGCATAATCTCTCTGCCGCTGCACGAACCTCCCGTGGATGAGGCGATGCGTCAGCTCTTGACGGAAAAATCGGGCGATGCGCTGCTCAATCTGCGCTACTGGACCGACCGTTCCGTATTCCTACTTTTCTTAACACGCCACCGCTTCCATCTGAAGGCCGATGTCATCAAATTTACAGATGGGCGCTGAACTCAAAGCCCGACGCACAGCCGGCGCTGGCCTTGCGGCATTCATCCTGGCATGGAGCGCGGCATTCACTGCCAGCGCCTGTTTGCCTGGCGGCATCATCGACCGGGGCGGCCCGGTGGATCGCCTATCCATCGCACCGGTCGCCACCCTAACGCGCGGGGCGCCCTACAAGATCGTCTGCGTTGACCAGGCCGAGCTGCAGCGCAGAGAATCGTTGGCCGAAGATGAATTGCGCGGACTTGCGCCCGCTGTGCGCTACGAAGATCCCCGCGAATATCATGGCGACTGCTCGCTCTACGGCGAGACCTCGGTCTTTTTTCTTTTCAACCTCTGGCCGGCAACCGATCCGCTGGACCCGCACTATGCCATCGCCACTGCGGTCCAGAGCGTAGAAGGCGATAGCATGATCAACATTCGCATGTGGCATGAGACGCACTACTACTCGCTGCTCGGCCGCGTGAGCGTTCTGCGAATCAAGGGCGATGTAATCAAGTTCCTGGATGCCGCGGAAATCAAGGAGCTGGAACGGCGAACGCGCAATCAAAATCAGGGACGGCCGGCCGGTCGGACGCGATGAGAGTCTTTCAAATTTCAACCGCCCTGTCGTGCGCCGTCGCCGCCGCCTGGGTCTTCGGCCATTGTCGTATCGAAAGCCCCTATATGGATCTCAATGACGCCTACAGCGAAATTGGCGTCTCCATTGCGCACACCGCCAATCGTTGCGGCGCGCAGCCTGGCTATCCGTTGCTGTTGCCAGCGCGACCATCCGAATATGGCGTGCGACTCTGCTCCCTGTTGATACTGCAAGCGGCCTGTCCCTTTCAGGACTACCCAATCCCCTGTTTGGAAATCTATACGGCGGAGTGCGAGGCCTGCGACCTGCCGTTCTACAAAGCGGAATAGCCAATGCAGAAACAGGCCCATCTTAGTTCACTGCACGCCGCCCTGCGCAGATTGACAGCCGCTCTGGTCTTATTGGCGCCGGGCGCTCTACTGGCGCTGGAAGCGCGTTTGCGTGTGATTGACCCGAGCAACCAGCAGCCCGTAGCCGATGCCCAGGCCATCATTCTGGAGACCAGACAGCGCTATTTTACTGACAATCGCGGCGAGGCAACCATCAGCGTTCCTGCTCCGGGTCGCTACACGGTACGCGTCATTTTACCTGACGGCAAACTGCTACAGGCCTCATTGGAAATCCGCAGTGCAAATCAATTGCTCAGCGTCTACAGCTCGCAACCGCCGGCCGCCGGACGTCAGACGGCAGATTCGCAGCAGGAAATCGTAATCCACGGCAGTCGCGATCGCACACAACTCTCGCGCTATCAGGTTCGCCTGGATGAAGTACGACGCATTCCCGGCCAATTTGGCGAAGCGCTGCGCGGCATTGAATCGCTGCCCGGCGTCAGCGCGGCGCCCTACGGCAATGGCGAAATTTCTTTGCGCGGCGCCGACGAAGGTTCCAATACCTATCTGGTCGACGAGCTTCCCATTGGCTATGCCTTCCATTTCTTCCCGGTCAACTCGGTGCTGCACAATGACTTTCTGAAAAGCATCGATATCTACAATGGATCTTATCCGGCGGCCTTTGGCAATGCTACAGGCGGCGTCATATCCATGCACACCGTCGACGGCCCGCGACGTTTTGGCGGCCATAGCTCTTTCTCGCTCTGGGCGGCCAATGCGCTCTTTCAGGCGCCCTTTGATTTTGGCCCAAGCGACGCAGCCGCCGCACAGACAGGGCCGGCGGCGCAAACCGCTGCTGCCGGCAGCGAGGACCAGCGAACGACGGAAGCCGCGCCAGAATCGGACAGCGGCGTCAGCGGCTACTGGATTGGCGCCGGCCGCATCTCCTACCTGCATCTGACCTTCAGCAGCCTGGTCCCCAACGGAGTCAACCTCCCGATTTACTGGGACGGGCAATTCAAAAGCATGGTGCGCTTTTCGCCGGAGCATTCGCTTTACTTTTATGCCCTGGGGGCGCGCGACACCTATTCGCTCGATTCCAAAGACAATGGACCGCAGCTCGATCCAACCAAGGAAATCGACCCCATATTCATCGGCGCCAATGTCGCTTTTGAACGCGCCTACCATACCGAAGCGCTGCGTCATGTCTGGCAGCCAGGCGCGCGCCTGCAGAATCGAATTACGGCCCTCTACACCAACAGCAGCTATTTTATCCAGGGACAGCTGGGCATTCTCCGGGCCGACCAGGAAGTGCAACAGGGCTACGTCGGATTGCGCGAGGAGCTATTCTGGGATCCAATTCCCGATCACCTTGGCCTGGAAGCCGGCGGTGAAATCCGTTCCTTCTTTTATCGCAACAATGGCATTACCGTCCGGCAGCGAACCGTCGACGACGGCTCCGTCAGTTTTTTCCGGACAACGAATCCCGACTTCGAGGTCGTTACCGTTCGCGATTCGCAGAAGACCGAACTGAATAGCGGCTGGGCTCAGCTTTCGCTGGCTGGCTATGGCTTCGAGTTCAAACCTGGCGTGCGCGCCGATAGCTTTGGGCTCAGCGGGCAAACTGTCAGTGAT
This DNA window, taken from Leptospirales bacterium, encodes the following:
- a CDS encoding NAD(P)/FAD-dependent oxidoreductase codes for the protein MSASSDRGLLIIGNGVTGISAARRVRQLAPETAIRIVADECSHFFSRTALMYIYMGHMRQIDTEPYDRQFWAKNRLQLIQDRATAIDPAAGRAQLASGAALDYDFLLLATGARYNRFGWPGQDLQGVLGLYSLSDLQEIEKYSDGRLQQAVLVGGGLIGVELAEMLHSRGVQVTMLVREKGYWGNILPPEESQLVEGELLRHGIVLRLETELASIEGDASGRAAAVRTTAGERLPCQMVGLTAGVSPNLDLARQIPGLQLRRGIVVDRWLRTNLPGIFAAGDCAELSEDRATAGRVEQLWYTGRMQGEAAANSIGWMLKRKASFQQLPELAAPYERGIWFNSAKFFHLEYQTYGQAPAEPAPGRSHVWVDARRRRLIRLYWDESGAISGYNFMGLRFRQQTCSDWIAAQRPWRRVAEQLREAAFDPEFSADFHGSFMQSLGALSATH
- a CDS encoding 4Fe-4S binding protein, giving the protein MHPGRLPAWLAPLLLICGGLLGIALPLSSLFWPGSLSPPALWLSLCLDLLAAGALIHFARRSLQREAGIDNDNIVRSAISARGAVAWLCALALTGLYTIIYFGRQLPLGPSKTLHDWMAAHVYLWFSPLSQALRAAPADEWFFYSTLYTFAVLVFAARMLLKYRHNRYQILRTISVGAFQLGFGYMIPYLLIRFQQPEHFFSYFWPLKAEYLAPDHWLPALSQGAQSPALWFLGFGAMMSFVATPLLTMRFGKRWYCSWVCGCGGLAETMGDPFRQLSSKSLSAWRLERWLIHSILAAIVISTAALWINSVSGGKLLGQFSGVLANAYGFYIGKIFAGVIGVGFYPLLGSRVWCRFGCPMAAILGFFQRFLSRFRITTNGGQCISCGNCSTYCEMGIDVRWYAQRGQNIVRSSCVGCGVCAAVCPRGVLRLENAAMAGRLATPPMVELR
- the alr gene encoding alanine racemase, translating into MALVPGMQASRIEISRSAMLANVDALQSLAPESIFLAVIKSNAYGHGLEEAAGILRGRVRAFGVNSFGEFLRLRQVDAHTPCLIMGLAGLEFEELAAWLSQNSALTLPEIVVSSPEALQQALVWPITPPLHLKLDTGLSRLGADRSGWQACLQMLAAQPAAPWVGVMTHFADVEDVSDQRTARRQLQRFEEERAAVAEAAGQRRLLWHAAASAALVILPESRLDLVRAGISLYGLWASPQTRLSALSIYGRLPELRPALRWLARIAMIKTVAAGESVGYGCTVQLESETRLAVIPVGYYEGYERALSNRGAYVLIRGRRARLVGRVMMNMLIVDIQHIPEARPGDEAVLIGRQGEEELSADHLAALTGTINYEVTTRLNATLPRIVTE
- a CDS encoding polysaccharide biosynthesis protein, producing MLDWITKHRRFLILPVDAALTILAYFAANSLRFDQILPEQWEAFPGYSEVLRTLAVLVGCQLLALVFVGLYRSLWSYASIHDLVQILKGVSIGTLVGICALFLYNRLEGVSRSALVLDGVLLFLLISFRSFSWRIVRDLLLTPMPRNARRTLLVGAGLAAVRLMRELRNEPDSEYNPVGLVDDDRAKSGGLLQGLPVLGRPDDLPRLIRQLNIEAVLLTEKLPAARVRAIHRDCEEAGVSTKTLPPLRDMLNRPRIGGALRELTVEDLLGRDVVDLDNSEIHTALSGKTILITGAGGSIGSEVCRRLLQCQPAAMVLAEQAETALYEIDYELRNVQPPEKGARMPRIVSIIADIRDPRALDRIFREFEIQVVFHCAAYKHVPMMELNSAEAIYNNVIGTVRLAEAARDAGVDRFVMISTDKAVNPVNIMGASKRIAELYIQNLARTTDTCYITVRFGNVLGSSGSVIPLFSRQIAEGGPVTVTHPDIIRYFMTIPEAAGLVIQAGAMGKGGEIFILDMGEPVRIKDLAEDMIRFAGLVPHKDIEIRYVGLRPGEKLFEELLLDGEGVQPTHHRKIHIAMSRMFSLAELRRLIDELARAAARGDRMLIDARIADIVPEYKPVYSLGAQAELDLRLKQESSRLDAEESAATEPKEGQRREDRP
- a CDS encoding nucleotide pyrophosphohydrolase, with translation MSAALTVAEAQQRVDHFIRSFPQGYFSELANLARLTEEAGELAHILLRRCGPLRPKPEDRISAEDLRNEMGDVLFTLICLANQQSIDLGQALLATIDRYNLRDRDRHHSPPQSAGDQSID
- a CDS encoding TonB-dependent receptor yields the protein MQKQAHLSSLHAALRRLTAALVLLAPGALLALEARLRVIDPSNQQPVADAQAIILETRQRYFTDNRGEATISVPAPGRYTVRVILPDGKLLQASLEIRSANQLLSVYSSQPPAAGRQTADSQQEIVIHGSRDRTQLSRYQVRLDEVRRIPGQFGEALRGIESLPGVSAAPYGNGEISLRGADEGSNTYLVDELPIGYAFHFFPVNSVLHNDFLKSIDIYNGSYPAAFGNATGGVISMHTVDGPRRFGGHSSFSLWAANALFQAPFDFGPSDAAAAQTGPAAQTAAAGSEDQRTTEAAPESDSGVSGYWIGAGRISYLHLTFSSLVPNGVNLPIYWDGQFKSMVRFSPEHSLYFYALGARDTYSLDSKDNGPQLDPTKEIDPIFIGANVAFERAYHTEALRHVWQPGARLQNRITALYTNSSYFIQGQLGILRADQEVQQGYVGLREELFWDPIPDHLGLEAGGEIRSFFYRNNGITVRQRTVDDGSVSFFRTTNPDFEVVTVRDSQKTELNSGWAQLSLAGYGFEFKPGVRADSFGLSGQTVSDPRGTISYRFPTRTLLIAGGGVYHRAPEPNEYSPTSGNPNLHLERAEHYSGGIQQEWDRYLFKIEGFRHYFRDLVVVDPYIRTLARQNQDPYTRYDRPILFNDPLGFSNDGRGWSEGVELYIKRNKEEDEVGWYGWISYTYSRSFRNDHQLRPELLDGNFSADQIYLLSQVYDNAEEHLADFDRTHIVNVIFGYKFSAEWQLGFKWRYSSGEPYTLIIGDDGGLTQNRGRTIYEPVYSRYRNSERLPEYQRLDFRVDRFFNYGWGYGNVFFEMLNVYVRKNVIGKAWDRRRPYSASNPEPTYDFLLLQQDSGDRRILIPFFNIGVEVKF